One Dromiciops gliroides isolate mDroGli1 chromosome 3, mDroGli1.pri, whole genome shotgun sequence DNA segment encodes these proteins:
- the LOC122750158 gene encoding zinc finger protein 391-like isoform X3 translates to MGSSPPMFRSKAWESHASPGGPPPIGQPAGLLDPKPDLVFWLAQEEPQPWGVQQGASRRAQAHRGGCSSREPVASAWSSPATSKGWDGAAWDIKLENEESAQKQEGIGSPRNFVKKLRGSVPENHLLGEVPIQEISVWKHIASLMVDPPGKFMLQERGFSPLSFLHKKICNQQGIHACIDLEKSFGQNICWPTRPWNYKVYENLSHYHTALIQHQRLSRGEKPYDFEQCEKASSLTQHKRIQCGEKLYECKECGKSFKRSSHLIQHQRIHSGEKSYKCNECGTAFSQNSHLIRHQRIHTGEKPYHCKECGKAFSRSSHLIQHQRIHTGEKPYECKECGKAFSRSSALTQHQRLHSGEKPYKCKECGKAFSWSSALTNHQRIHTGEKPYKCKECGKAFSFSSLLTKHHRIHTGEKPYECKECGKAFSQSSALIKHERIHSGEKPYECKECGTSFSWSSALIQHYRIHTGEKPYVCKQCGKAFSQSSALIKHKRIHSREKPYEYKKCGATFHWSSALIQHQQIHTEEKA, encoded by the exons GGCTTCTGGATCCCAAACCAGACCTGGTCTTCTGGTTGGCACAAGAAGAGCCACAGCCATGGGGTGTGCAGCAAGGGGCCTCCCGAAGAGCCCAAGCACACAGAGGAGGATGTTCGAGCAGGGAGCCGGTAGCCAGTGCATGGAGCAGCCCAGCTACCTCCAAGGGATGGGATGGGGCAG cctGGGATATTAAACTTGAGAATGAGGAGTCAGCTCAAAAGCAAGAAGGAATAGGATCACCTAGGAACTTTGTGAAAAAACTCAGGGGAAGTGTTCCTGAGAACCATCTGTTAGGGGAGGTTCCGATCCAAGAGATTAGTGTGTGGAAGCACATTGCAAGCCTTATGGTGGACCCTCCAGGGAAATTCATGTTACAGGAAAGAGGTTTTAGCCCACTGTCTTTTCTCCACAAGAAAATCTGTAATCAGCAAGGAATCCATGCCTGTATTGATCTTGAGAAAAGCTTTGGTCAAAATATCTGCTGGCCCACAAGACCATGGAATTATAAAGTATATGAGAATCTCTCTCATTACCACACAGCCCTCATTCAACACCAGAGACTAAGTAggggagaaaaaccttatgattTTGAGCAATGTGAAAAGGCCTCAAGTCTCACCCAACATAAGAGGATTCAGTGTGGAGAGAAACTTTACGAGTGTAAGGAATGTGGGAAGAGTTTCAAACGAAGCTCACACCTTATtcaacaccagagaattcacagtGGAGAGAAgtcttataaatgtaatgaatgtgggacaGCCTTTAGTCAGAACTCACATCTTAttagacatcagagaattcacactggagaaaaaccttatcattgtaaagaatgtgggaaggccttcagcaGGAGCTCACATCTTATTCagcaccagagaattcacactggagagaaaccttatgaatgtaaggaatgtggaaaggcttttagccGGAGCTCAGCCCTGACTCAACACCAGAGACTTCACAGTggtgagaaaccttataaatgtaaagaatgtgggaaggccttcagctGGAGCTCAGCCCTTACTAATCATcaaagaattcacactggagaaaaaccttataaatgtaaggaatgtgggaaagccttcagctTTAGTTCACTCCTGACTAAACATcatagaattcatactggagaaaaaccctatgaatgtaaggaatgtgggaaggcctttagtCAGAGCTCAGCTCTTATTAAACATGAAAGAATTcatagtggagagaaaccttatgaatgtaaggaatgtggTACATCTTTTAGCTGGAGCTCAGCCCTTATTCAACATTACagaattcatactggtgagaaaccttatgTATGCAAGCagtgtgggaaggccttcagccAAAGTTCAGCCCttattaaacataaaagaattcACAGTAGAGAGAAGCCCTATGAATATAAAAAATGTGGGGCAACTTTCCATTGGAGCTCAGCTCTTATTCAACACCAGCAAATTCACACTGAAGAGAAAGcttaa